ACAACGCCCTCATGCAGTTCCAGGCCGACGTGCTCGGAGTGCCTGTCGTTCGCCCTGTCGTCGCTGAGACGACTGCGCTCGGCGCCGCATACGCTGCGGGGCTTGCAGTCGGGTTCTGGAGCGGCCTCGGCGAGCTCTCGGCAAACTGGCAGGAGGATCGCCGGTGGGAGCCGTCAATGGATCAGGCTGAGCAGGAGCGCCAGCTGCGCCTCTGGCGCAAGGCTGTCACCAAGTCGATGGACTGGGTGGACGACGACGTGCGCTAGCACCAGTTACAGCGAACGGGCGGGGTGAGGATCATATGATCCTCACCCCGCCCGTTCGTGTATAGCGGCTAGGCCTGAGCCCGCTCGAGCACGAGCTCGCGGACGCGGGCAGCGTCAGCCTGGCCCTTCATCGCTTTCATGACGGACCCGATGATCGCGCCGGCGGCCTGCACCTTCCCGCCTCGAATCTTCTCGAGGACGTCGGGCTGCTCGGCAAGCGCAGCGTCGACAGCCTCGATCAGGGCGCCATCGTCAGAAACGATCGCAAGCCCGCGGGCATCGACGATCTCCTGCGCGGTCCCCTCGCCATCAATGATGCCAGCGAGCACCTGGCGCGCAAGCTTGTCGTTGAGCGTTCCAGAGTCGACGAGCGCGACGACCGAGGCGATCTGCTCGGGGGTGATGAGGTCTGCGGGCACGGCCGAGCGCTCGTTCGCGATACGCGCGATCTCGCCTGTCCACCACTTGCGCGCGGTCTGGGCAGGGACCCCGGCCGCGACAGTCGCCTCGATGTCGTTCACGAGGCCGCCGTTGACGACGTCGCGGAACTCGAGCGGCGAGAAGCCCCACTCGGCGCGCAGCCGGCGGCGTCGCAGCGTCGGGTGCTCAGGCTGCATGGCCCGCAGCTCCTCAACGAGCTCGCGCGACGGCGTGAGCGGTGAGAGATCTGGCTCTGGGAAGTACCGGTAGTCATCGGCATCGCTCTTTGGGCGGCCGGGCGAGGTCTCACCCGTGTCTTCGTGCCAGTGGCGGGTCTCCTGGGTGATCGCGGTGCCCTCGGAGAGCAGCTGCGCCTGACGCTGAATCTCGAACCTCACGGCGCGTTCGATCGAGCGCAACGAGTTCACGTTCTTCGTCTCAGTGCGAGTGCCGAGCACGCTCATGCCTGCATCCTCATTGCCGCGGGGACGAAGCGACACGTTCGCATCGCAGCGGATGTTGCCGCGCTCCATGCGCGCGTCCGAAATGCCGAGTGACACGACGATGTCGCGGATCGTCGACACGTATGCCG
Above is a window of Leucobacter aridicollis DNA encoding:
- the gatB gene encoding Asp-tRNA(Asn)/Glu-tRNA(Gln) amidotransferase subunit GatB translates to MAKTKLMDFDKALELFEPVIGLEVHVELNTKTKMFSSAPNVFGSEPNTNLAPVCLGLPGSLPVVNEEAVKYSIRLGLALGCEIAEVSGFARKNYFYPDMGKNYQISQYDDPIAHDGSVEIGLESGRVIHVPIERAHMEEDAGKLNHVGGSTGRIQGAEYSLVDYNRAGVPLVEIVTRPIFGGEADTPEIAAAYVSTIRDIVVSLGISDARMERGNIRCDANVSLRPRGNEDAGMSVLGTRTETKNVNSLRSIERAVRFEIQRQAQLLSEGTAITQETRHWHEDTGETSPGRPKSDADDYRYFPEPDLSPLTPSRELVEELRAMQPEHPTLRRRRLRAEWGFSPLEFRDVVNGGLVNDIEATVAAGVPAQTARKWWTGEIARIANERSAVPADLITPEQIASVVALVDSGTLNDKLARQVLAGIIDGEGTAQEIVDARGLAIVSDDGALIEAVDAALAEQPDVLEKIRGGKVQAAGAIIGSVMKAMKGQADAARVRELVLERAQA